A genome region from Mycolicibacterium litorale includes the following:
- a CDS encoding MFS transporter: MTTDMTSDAADQQTETSRRRARMDHDHPFYKWIVLSNTTLGTLLATINASIVLISLPAIFRGIGLNPLAPGNVSYLLWMLMGYLVVTAVLVVPFGRLGDMVGRVRIYNLGFAVFTVAAIALSFDPFHLGGGAVWLIAWRVLQGVGGAMLMASSSAILTDAFPANQRGMALGVNMVAAVAGSFLGLLIGGFLSEWSWKAIFWVGVPIGILGTVWSFRSLRELGVRTPGRMDWAGTLTFGIGLTVLLIGITYGIQPYGDSTTGWTSPWVLGAIGAGLLLLVAFCLIELRVTQPMVNIRLFRSTSFGMGNLAGLMSSVGRGGLQFMLIIWLQGIWLPLHGYSFESTPLWAGIYMLPMTAGFLVAGPLAGSLSDRFGARPFTVGGMLLMAATFVALVLIPVNFDYWVFAVLVFLNGLGGGIFTAPNTAAIMSSVPAAERGAASGVRATFFNAGSSLSIGIFFSLMVVGLANSLPGAMSAGLQEQGVSATVAEEVAGTPPVGSLFAAFLGYNPIGELLEPSHALQQPGVNADVLTGQTFFPHLITGPFHTGLVVVFVAAAAMMLIGAVASLFNAGRYAEQR, from the coding sequence ATGACTACCGATATGACCAGCGACGCCGCCGATCAGCAGACCGAGACCTCCCGGCGCCGCGCGCGGATGGACCACGACCACCCCTTCTACAAGTGGATCGTGTTGTCCAACACCACGTTGGGAACCCTGCTGGCCACGATCAACGCCTCCATCGTGTTGATCTCGCTGCCGGCGATCTTCCGCGGCATCGGACTCAATCCGCTGGCACCGGGCAACGTGAGCTACCTGCTGTGGATGCTCATGGGCTACCTCGTGGTGACGGCGGTGCTGGTCGTGCCGTTCGGCCGCCTCGGCGACATGGTCGGGCGGGTCCGGATCTACAACCTCGGGTTCGCCGTCTTCACCGTGGCCGCGATCGCCCTCTCGTTCGACCCGTTCCACCTCGGCGGCGGCGCCGTGTGGCTGATCGCCTGGCGAGTTCTCCAGGGCGTCGGAGGCGCGATGCTCATGGCCTCGTCGTCCGCGATCCTCACCGATGCCTTTCCCGCCAACCAGCGCGGCATGGCCCTCGGCGTCAACATGGTCGCGGCAGTCGCCGGATCCTTCCTCGGGCTGCTGATCGGCGGATTCCTCTCGGAGTGGAGCTGGAAGGCCATCTTCTGGGTCGGTGTGCCGATCGGCATCCTCGGCACGGTGTGGAGCTTCCGTTCGCTGCGCGAACTCGGCGTGCGCACGCCCGGACGCATGGACTGGGCGGGCACCCTGACGTTCGGGATCGGCCTGACGGTGCTGCTGATCGGCATCACCTACGGCATCCAGCCCTACGGTGACTCCACCACCGGCTGGACCAGCCCGTGGGTGCTCGGCGCCATCGGGGCCGGGTTGCTGCTGCTCGTGGCTTTCTGCCTGATCGAACTGCGCGTCACGCAGCCGATGGTCAACATCAGGCTCTTCCGGTCGACCTCGTTCGGCATGGGCAACCTCGCCGGACTGATGTCCTCGGTCGGCCGCGGCGGCCTGCAGTTCATGCTCATCATCTGGTTGCAGGGCATCTGGCTTCCGCTGCACGGGTACAGCTTCGAGTCCACCCCACTGTGGGCCGGCATCTACATGCTGCCGATGACCGCCGGGTTCCTCGTCGCCGGCCCGCTCGCCGGCTCACTGTCCGATCGGTTCGGTGCACGGCCCTTCACCGTCGGCGGCATGCTGCTGATGGCCGCGACGTTCGTGGCGCTGGTGCTCATCCCGGTGAATTTCGACTACTGGGTGTTCGCGGTGCTGGTCTTCCTCAACGGGCTGGGGGGCGGGATCTTCACCGCGCCCAACACCGCCGCGATCATGTCCAGTGTTCCCGCCGCCGAGCGCGGCGCCGCATCGGGCGTGCGGGCGACGTTCTTCAACGCCGGCTCATCGCTGTCGATCGGGATCTTCTTCTCGCTCATGGTCGTCGGGTTGGCCAACTCCCTGCCCGGCGCGATGAGCGCCGGCCTCCAGGAGCAGGGAGTCTCGGCGACCGTCGCCGAAGAGGTGGCGGGCACCCCGCCCGTCGGCAGCCTGTTCGCGGCGTTCCTCGGCTACAACCCGATCGGTGAACTGCTCGAACCCTCGCATGCGTTGCAGCAACCCGGCGTCAATGCCGACGTGCTGACCGGTCAGACGTTCTTCCCGCACCTCATCACCGGACCCTTCCACACCGGTCTGGTGGTCGTGTTCGTCGCCGCCGCGGCGATGATGTTGATCGGAGCCGTCGCATCGCTTTTCAACGCCGGGCGCTACGCCGAGCAACGATGA
- the thiC gene encoding phosphomethylpyrimidine synthase ThiC encodes MNSDVLAATVTTGPITGSSKVYRDVDGMRVPFRRVHLTNGEHLDLYDTSGPYTDQAAAVDLRKGLPARPGVVSDRGTQLQRARAGEVTAEMAFVAAREGVSAETVRAEVAAGRAVIPANHRHPELEPMVIGKAFGVKVNANIGNSAVTSSVAEEVDKMVWAIRWGADTIMDLSTGRDIHLTREWILRNSPVPVGTVPIYQALEQVGGDPTKLTWEIYRDTVIEQCEQGVDYMTVHAGVLLRHIPLTVHRVTGIVSRGGSIMAAWCLAHHTESFLYTHFAELCEILARYDVTFSLGDGLRPGSIADANDEAQFAELRTLGELTKTAKAHGVQVMIEGPGHVPMHKIVENVRLEEELCEEAPFYTLGPLTTDIAPAYDHITSAIGAAMIAQAGTAMLCYVTPKEHLGLPDRKDVKDGVIAYRIAAHAADLAKGHPRAQERDNALSKARFEFRWYDQFALSLDPDTAREFHDETLPAEPAKTAHFCSMCGPKFCSMRITQDIRASVAQGMADKSREFAEHGNRVYLPLSS; translated from the coding sequence ATGAACAGTGATGTCTTGGCGGCCACCGTCACCACCGGTCCGATCACCGGCAGCAGCAAGGTCTACCGCGACGTCGATGGAATGCGGGTGCCGTTCCGGCGGGTGCACCTGACCAACGGCGAACACCTCGACCTGTACGACACCTCCGGTCCGTACACCGACCAGGCCGCCGCCGTCGATCTGCGCAAGGGCTTACCGGCCCGGCCCGGTGTCGTCAGCGATCGCGGCACCCAACTGCAGCGGGCGCGGGCCGGTGAGGTCACCGCGGAGATGGCCTTCGTCGCCGCACGCGAGGGCGTCAGCGCCGAGACAGTCCGGGCCGAAGTCGCGGCGGGACGCGCGGTGATCCCGGCCAACCACCGCCACCCCGAACTGGAGCCGATGGTCATCGGCAAGGCGTTCGGCGTGAAAGTCAATGCCAACATCGGCAATTCGGCGGTGACGTCGTCGGTCGCCGAAGAGGTCGACAAGATGGTCTGGGCGATCCGCTGGGGCGCCGACACCATCATGGATCTATCCACCGGACGCGACATCCACCTCACCCGGGAGTGGATCCTGCGCAATTCGCCGGTCCCGGTCGGCACCGTCCCGATCTACCAGGCGCTCGAGCAGGTCGGCGGCGACCCGACGAAGCTGACGTGGGAGATCTACCGCGACACCGTGATCGAGCAGTGCGAGCAGGGCGTCGACTACATGACCGTGCACGCCGGCGTGCTGTTGCGCCACATCCCGCTCACGGTGCACCGCGTCACCGGCATCGTCAGCCGCGGCGGATCGATCATGGCGGCGTGGTGCCTGGCCCACCACACCGAATCCTTCCTGTACACGCACTTCGCCGAACTCTGCGAAATCCTGGCGCGCTACGACGTGACGTTCTCGCTGGGCGACGGGCTGCGGCCCGGATCGATCGCCGACGCCAACGACGAGGCTCAGTTCGCCGAACTGCGCACGCTCGGTGAGCTGACGAAGACCGCGAAGGCGCACGGCGTTCAGGTGATGATCGAGGGCCCCGGTCACGTGCCGATGCACAAGATCGTCGAGAACGTCAGGCTGGAAGAGGAGCTGTGCGAGGAGGCGCCGTTCTACACCCTCGGCCCCCTCACCACCGATATCGCGCCGGCATACGACCACATCACCTCGGCCATCGGCGCGGCGATGATCGCCCAGGCCGGTACCGCCATGCTCTGCTACGTCACCCCGAAGGAGCACCTGGGGCTACCTGACCGCAAGGACGTCAAGGACGGGGTGATCGCCTACCGGATCGCGGCGCACGCCGCCGATCTCGCCAAGGGCCATCCCCGCGCCCAGGAGCGCGACAACGCACTGTCGAAGGCGCGCTTCGAATTCCGCTGGTACGACCAGTTCGCGCTGTCGCTCGATCCGGATACCGCGCGCGAGTTCCACGACGAGACGCTGCCGGCCGAACCGGCGAAGACCGCACACTTCTGCTCGATGTGCGGGCCCAAGTTCTGTTCGATGCGCATCACCCAAGACATTCGGGCGTCCGTCGCACAGGGCATGGCGGACAAGTCCCGGGAGTTCGCCGAGCACGGCAACCGCGTCTACCTACCCTTGAGCTCATGA
- the thiD gene encoding bifunctional hydroxymethylpyrimidine kinase/phosphomethylpyrimidine kinase — protein MTYLPLTPPGQTPLRVMTIAGSDSGGGAGIQADMRTFALLGVHSLVTVTAVTVQNSLGVRGFHEIPLDVIAGQIEAVASDIGVQAAKTGMLASSAIIETIADTWRAQGLAGSVPLVVDPVCASMHGDPLLHPSALDAMRTELFPLATLVTPNLDEVRLLVDIDVVDEQSQRAAVQALHALGPQWALVKGGHLRSSPHSPDLLYNGTDFFEFDGPRIDTGHDHGAGDTLAAAVASALANGYDMPDAVAFAKRWVTECLRAAYPLGSGHGPVSAMFRLSADEHR, from the coding sequence ATGACCTACCTGCCCCTCACCCCGCCCGGTCAGACTCCGCTGCGGGTGATGACGATCGCCGGGTCCGACTCCGGCGGTGGCGCCGGCATCCAGGCCGATATGCGCACCTTCGCCCTGCTCGGCGTGCACAGCCTGGTCACGGTCACCGCGGTGACCGTGCAGAACTCGTTGGGCGTCAGGGGTTTCCACGAGATCCCGCTGGACGTGATCGCCGGTCAGATCGAGGCGGTGGCCTCCGACATCGGCGTACAGGCCGCCAAGACCGGCATGTTGGCGTCCTCGGCGATCATCGAGACCATCGCCGACACCTGGCGGGCGCAGGGGCTGGCCGGGTCGGTGCCGCTCGTGGTCGACCCCGTCTGCGCCTCCATGCACGGTGACCCACTGCTGCACCCCAGCGCGCTGGATGCGATGCGCACCGAACTGTTCCCGCTGGCGACGCTGGTGACCCCCAACCTCGACGAGGTGCGCCTACTGGTCGACATCGACGTCGTCGACGAGCAGTCGCAGCGGGCGGCGGTGCAGGCGTTGCACGCGCTCGGGCCGCAGTGGGCGCTGGTCAAGGGCGGGCATCTGCGGTCGTCCCCGCACAGCCCGGATCTGCTGTACAACGGCACCGACTTCTTCGAGTTCGACGGGCCACGCATCGACACCGGCCACGACCACGGCGCGGGGGACACGCTGGCCGCCGCGGTGGCCAGCGCGCTGGCGAACGGATACGACATGCCGGATGCCGTCGCCTTCGCCAAGCGCTGGGTGACCGAATGCCTGCGCGCGGCCTACCCGCTGGGCAGCGGCCACGGGCCGGTCTCGGCGATGTTCAGGCTGAGCGCCGATGAGCATCGATGA